The Coccidioides posadasii str. Silveira chromosome 3, complete sequence genome contains a region encoding:
- a CDS encoding Type I Iterative PKS (antiSMASH:Cluster_3.5~SMCOG1093:Beta-ketoacyl synthase~EggNog:ENOG410PJBH~COG:I~TransMembrane:2 (n10-21c26/27o1580-1600i2100-2127o)) — MMNMDDRLKCPISGPLILLFGSLPLSFDEASFTELRKTVIEADSHDWILKAIAELPQCWRTIIAALPNLEDWSALNQLENLDFAFRTGQQLKIPFPLPNALLIPLAVISHLAQYTAFLHSNQLDLDNKSDHLLDSKHGAETLGFCTGLLSAFAVSSATHREEFVKYGAVAVRLGLLIGMVVDSQDRESELGTSKSLATLCNTAESAKEVLRVLKHFPEAYVSVYYDEYRVTVTAASSTVSKLQQQLKSSGVMVSEVGLFGRFHAECHRPQLSSLVEFCNTHPEFQLPDASQLVIPTRSNSGGELITQGTLHSHALTSILVEPPQWYRTFSTVRAGSLNDKNAAIFSFGSERCIPPSLMRGLSQQVVYVADRDLTNEQFEGLQKDQRTYSDNDIAVVGMSCKVAGAEDLEEFWNLLCSGKSQHREVPKERFGFETAFRDTDPKRKWFGNFVNGHDMFDHKFFKRSPRESATMDPQQRHLLQIAYQAVEQSGYFHSANPEKNIGCYIGVCATDYENNIACHAPNAFSATGNLQGFIAGKVSHYFGWTGPGLTIDTACSSSTVAVHQACRAIISGECNAALAGGTHIMSGPLWFQNLAGASFLSTTGQCKPFDADADGYCRGEGIAAVFLKKASAAIADGDQILGVIAATAVQQNQNCTPIFVPNVPSLSSLFYAVTNQARIKPAEISVVEAHGTGTAVGDPAEYDSIRKALGGPARAGPLALSSVKGLVGHIECTSGIVSIIKVLLMIQKGMIPPQASFNTINPAIDATPADNMSIPTKLQAWNTDFKAALINNYGASGSNASMVITQPLVPRSKTAPESPIEVPAGTKFPFWFCGLDDQSLRRYSEAFRKFIAGQSSSTKGLSLSNISFNLARQSNRSLERSLMFSVRSVDELLQKLEMFEKGDMSVASAATTGQPRPVVLCFGGQVSTFIGLDPNVYKRVAILQKHLDTVDAAARSLGAGSIFPSIFERSPIQDTVKLQLILFAMQYACAHSWIDSGIQPAAVVGHSFGELTALCVSQILSLEDSLRMVVSRATLVRDAWGGDKGAMIAVEADVEDVEKLLSESSKNCPGEIPASIACYNGPRSFTIAGSTASIEAVAAAISTPAFSSMRAKRLNVTNAFHCALLDPLLQQLEQVSKNLNFGEPVIPMERATEFPHQEKLTPRFVSDHIRSPVFFHHAVERLSKRHLSCIFLEAGSNSTITSMASRALGNPGSSHFHAVNITCDNGINNLTDTTLSLWRAGLKVHHWPHQIAQTKEHTPLLLPPYQFDKVSHWIELRAPPKVSSTPPLPKEEEEKVPDQLLTFVGYQDGRKRLAKFQINTMISKYDRLIVGHVIAETEPICPSTVQLDLVVEAIRNLRPDLMAAKLMPQIHGVQNQSPICINPARAVWIEVNEDDTSTAPSWNFEVFSTDLANSALKTLHTTGKVLFRPSDDLMIKLEFARFERLIGHQSCLNLLTSGEVDEILKSTNIYRIFAEIVDYGEDYRGLEKLVGRGNQSAGYVVRKCDSESWLDAHLVDSFCQVGGIWVNCMTDRAPTDIFIANGIEQWIRSPKFYHGDLNPKAFHVFATHHHPSETSYLTDVFVFNASSGALVEAILGISYVRIPKVSMSKLLSCLTVRNAHGCAAKSGSIKVERAANSTITLSPESTISANHAPNITKPAKGKKQSQSLDVSPKVKAILVELSGLELDEIKDDSQLADLGIDSLMGMEMAHEIEQAFNITLPESELMQIVDMCNLLKCVQSAVKRSTGGEVAADSDYGESDDSYERSNTNNEFTASTIQTNQSTPVPEAERDLLNKEPTGLELPFATVMEAFNETKQLTDEKIAEYNQTNYVDMVMPVQTQLCIALTLEAFDELGYNLREAKPGQKLARVSHPSEHRRLVDYLYRMLAKEALLINLDDDTITRTTTPPPPESSKDILEQLLKRFPDQNTADRLTFYTGSNLAEVLRGNTDGIKLIFCTEEGRELVSGLYADWPLNRLFYSQMEDFLCRLISKLDMSTGPLKILEMGAGTGGTTKWIVPLLAKLNVPIEYTFTDLAPSFVAGARKKFKPYQFMKFRTHDIEKAPADDLIGTQHVVIASNAVHATHSLCESAKNIRKALRPDGLLMMLEMTGTLYWVDMIFGLFEGWWFFDDGRTHAVTCESRWEKDLQSVGYGHVDWTDGNMPENKVEKLIIAMASGSRCDRLRIPSTPKPIEIRSADCAARQAVVNKYVQELTDGFAAAVDDELSASLPKHNPKGKTVLVTGATGSLGSHIIAKLAILPDIRRVVCLNRRSRQVPKERQQQALTKKGISINPEASRKLCVIETDLSKPNLGLLTVDYEDLVNNVTDIIHNAWLMNAKWPVKNFTPQLQIMRNLLNLARKISSRRSQGTKVTFEFISSIATVGHWPIWTGKVNVPEERMTIESVIPTGYGDAKYICECMLDETLHKYPDRFRATAIRLGQVGGSSASGYWNPMEHLSFVFKSSQTLQALPDFDGLLSWTPVDDVASTLVDILMLPEETTLYPIYHIDNPVRQPWKEMIPVLADAMDIPPQNVIPFKDWVQRVTDHPRRVEGPEGENPAIILIDFLDGNFLRMSCGGLLLDTAKAREHSRTLANVGPVSERVARLFVKSWKDMGFLN; from the exons ATGATGAACATGGATGATCGGTTAAAGTGCCCCATTTCAGGACCTTTGATTTTACTATTCGGATCTCTTCCCTTGTCCTTCGACGAGGCTTCCTTTACCGAGTTACGGAAAACCGTGATTGAAGCCGATTCACACGACTGGATTCTTAAAGCTATTGCCGAACTCCCGCAATGTTGGAGGACTATCATCGCAGCGCTTCCAAATCTTGAAGACTGGTCAGCTCTCAATCAGTTGGAAAATCTAGACTTTGCCTTTAGGACTGGACAACAGCTCAAAATCCCGTTCCCGCTTCCGAACGCGCTCCTGATTCCTCTTGCTGTTATATCTCACCTGGCACAGTATACGGCTTTTCTTCACAGTAACCAACTTGACCTGGACAACAAGTCTGACCACCTCCTTGATTCAAAGCATGGCGCAGAGACGCTTGGTTTCTGCACAGGGCTCCTCAGCGCTTTCGCTGTATCAAGTGCAACTCATAGGGAGGAGTTCGTCAAGTATGGCGCCGTCGCAGTTCGTCTTGGCCTGCTGATTGGAATGGTTGTGGACTCTCAGGATAGAGAGTCTGAACTTGGAACTTCAAAGTCTCTCGCCACTCTCTGCAACACCGCTGAGAGCGCTAAGGAGGTTTTGCGTGTCCTGAAGCACTTCCCTGAG GCCTACGTTTCCGTCTATTATGATGAATATCGAGTCACTGTGACCGCGGCATCCTCAACGGTTTCGAAGTTGCAGCAGCAGCTGAAATCGTCCGGTGTGATGGTATCTGAAGTAGGCCTATTCGGACGCTTTCATGCCGAATGTCACCGACCTCAGTTAAGTTCATTAGTTGAATTCTGTAATACCCATCCAGAATTTCAACTCCCTGATGCATCGCAGCTAGTGATACCCACTAGATCAAACAGTGGAGGGGAGTTGATCACCCAAGGGACCTTGCACAGCCATGCTTTGACGTCTATTCTGGTAGAGCCTCCACAATGGTATCGGACTTTCTCCACTGTTCGTGCTGGCAGCCTAAATGATAAAAATGCCGCCATCTTCTCGTTTGGCTCCGAACGGTGCATACCACCGTCACTCATGCGCGGTTTGAGCCAACAGGTGGTCTATGTGGCGGATCGAGATCTAACCAACGAGCAATTCGAGGGATTGCAGAAGGACCAGCGGACCTACTCGGACAATGACATTGCCGTCGTCGGTATGTCATGTAAAGTCGCCGGCGCGGAGGACCTGGAGGAGTTCTGGAACCTTTTATGTTCAGGGAAATCACAGCACAGGGAGGTTCCTAAGGAGCGGTTTGGTTTTGAGACAGCATTCCGTGATACTGACCCGAAGCGGAAGTGGTTTGGCAACTTTGTCAATGGCCACGATATGTTTGATCAtaaattcttcaagagaagCCCACGCGAGAGCGCTACAATGGATCCTCAGCAGCGTCATCTTTTACAGATTGCCTACCAAGCTGTCGAACAGTCTGGCTACTTCCACTCGGCCAACCCCGAGAAGAACATTGGATGTTATATAGGCGTTTGTGCGACTGACTATGAGAATAATATCGCTTGTCATGCGCCCAACGCCTTCTCTGCAACTGGGAATTTGCAAGGCTTTATTGCAGGAAAAGTCAGCCATTACTTCGGCTGGACAGGCCCAGGGCTTACCATTGATACAGCCTGTTCTTCATCAACTGTTGCTGTGCATCAGGCATGCCGCGCAATTATTAGTGGAGAATGCAATGCCGCCCTCGCAGGGGGGACCCATATTATGAGCGGCCCTCTCTGGTTCCAAAATCTTGCAGGGGCCTCTTTTTTGAGCACCACAGGACAATGCAAGCCTTTTGATGCTGACGCTGATGGCTACTGCAGAGGCGAGGGCATTGCTGCTGTGTTCCTAAAGAAGGCTTCTGCTGCCATTGCTGATGGGGACCAAATCTTGGGTGTCATTGCTGCAACAGCTGTGCAACAAAATCAAAACTGCACTCCTATCTTTGTCCCCAATGTTCCCTCCTTATCCAGCCTCTTCTACGCTGTCACGAATCAAGCCCGCATCAAGCCGGCGGAAATTTCCGTTGTTGAGGCACATGGCACTGGAACCGCTGTTGGAGACCCTGCCGAATATGACAGTATCCGGAAAGCCCTCGGTGGGCCGGCAAGGGCGGGCCCTCTTGCGCTAAGTTCGGTCAAGGGCCTCGTCGGTCACATTGAATGCACGTCCGGAATTGTTTCAATTATCAAGGTTCTGCTCATGATCCAAAAGGGGATGATTCCTCCCCAGGCAAGCTTCAATACAATAAACCCGGCCATCGATGCTACCCCGGCAGATAATATGAGCATTCCCACGAAATTACAGGCATGGAACACCGATTTCAAGGCAGCGCTTATCAATAACTACGGCGCATCAGGATCTAACGCTTCGATGGTTATCACGCAACCGCTAGTTCCCAGATCTAAGACGGCTCCGGAGAGCCCTATCGAAGTGCCCGCTGGGACCAAGTTCCCATTCTGGTTCTGTGGTCTTGACGACCAAAGCCTTCGTCGGTACTCTGAAGCTTTCCGCAAGTTTATTGCTGGAcaaagctcttcaacgaAGGGACTTTCGTTGTCTAACATCTCCTTTAACCTTGCCCGCCAAAGTAATCGTTCCCTCGAGCGTAGCTTGATGTTTAGTGTTCGATCAGTGGATGAACTACTGCAGAAGCTAGAGATGTTCGAGAAGGGCGATATGAGCGTTGCTAGTGCTGCAACTACCGGCCAGCCTCGGCCAGTCGTGCTCTGCTTTGGTGGCCAAGTCTCTACATTTATTGGGTTGGATCCAAATGTGTACAAACGTGTGGCTATCCTCCAAAAACACCTTGACACTGTCGATGCGGCTGCACGCTCACTCGGTGCTGGGAGTATCTTCCCAAGTATATTCGAGCGTTCACCCATTCAGGATACTGTTAAGTTGCAGCTTATACTATTTGCGATGCAGTATGCTTGTGCTCACAGCTGGATTGACTCAGGCATTCAACCAGCTGCAGTTGTGGGCCATAGTTTCGGCGAGCTCACAGCTCTTTGCGTCTCGCAAATCCTCTCCCTAGAAGACAGCTTGAGGATGGTTGTGAGCCGCGCTACTCTTGTTCGGGACGCTTGGGGTGGTGATAAAGGCGCCATGATAGCGGTGGAAGCTGACGTGGAGGATGTTGAGAAACTTCTTAGCGAGTCAAGCAAAAACTGTCCAGGGGAGATTCCAGCCAGCATTGCCTGCTACAACGGACCCAGGAGCTTCACTATTGCTGGTTCTACAGCGTCTATCGAAGCCGTCGCTGCTGCTATCTCCACACCAGCTTTTTCATCGATGAGAGCGAAGAGACTGAATGTTACCAATGCATTTCACTGTGCTTTGCTCGACcctcttcttcagcagctaGAACAGGTTTCCAAAAATCTAAATTTTGGCGAACCCGTAATTCCCATGGAGAGGGCAACTGAATTTCCTCATCAAGAAAAACTCACCCCTAGGTTTGTTTCGGACCACATCCGTTCCCCGGTGTTCTTCCACCATGCGGTGGAGCGACTCTCTAAGCGTCACCTATCATGCATTTTTTTAGAAGCTGGTTCCAACTCCACGATTACTTCCATGGCAAGCCGAGCGCTTGGTAATCCTGGTAGTTCGCACTTCCACGCTGTCAATATCACATGCGACAATGGAATCAACAATCTCACTGACACCACGTTGAGCTTGTGGAGGGCTGGCCTGAAAGTACACCATTGGCCACATCAGATTGCACAAACAAAAGAGCATACTCCTCTATTGCTTCCTCCATATCAGTTCGATAAGGTGTCCCATTGGATCGAGCTTAGGGCTCCCCCTAAGGTATCATCGACGCCACCCTTGCcgaaggaggaagaagaaaaggttCCTGACCAACTTCTCACCTTCGTTGGATATCAAGATGGCAGGAAGCGCCTCGCTAAGTTCCAGATCAACACGATGATCTCGAAGTATGATAGGCTTATCGTCGGTCACGTCATCGCGGAAACTGAGCCCATTTGCCCATCAACGGTGCAGTTGGATCTTGTCGTCGAGGCCATTCGCAATCTCCGCCCCGACCTCATGGCTGCAAAACTGATGCCGCAGATCCATGGCGTTCAAAATCAGTCTCCTATCTGCATCAACCCAGCGCGGGCAGTTTGGATCGAGGTTAATGAAGACGACACGAGCACAGCCCCATCCTGGAATTTCGAGGTATTCAGCACCGACTTGGCAAACAGCGCCTTGAAAACACTTCATACAACTGGTAAAGTGCTCTTCCGGCCTTCAGATGACCTGATGATTAAACTTGAATTCGCGCGGTTTGAGCGGCTGATCGGCCATCAAAGCTGTTTGAATCTGTTAACGAGTGGTGAGGTCGATGAAATTCTCAAGAGCACGAACATCTACAGGATATTCGCTGAGATTGTTGACTATGGTGAGGACTATCGCGGTCTCGAGAAACTTGTCGGTCGTGGCAATCAGTCCGCTGGGTATGTTGTCAGGAAGTGCGATAGCGAATCATGGCTTGACGCCCACCTTGTCGACAGCTTCTGTCAAGTTGGAGGTATTTGGGTAAATTGCATGACAGATCGAGCTCCAACGGATATATTTATTGCCAATGGGATTGAGCAGTGGATAAGGTCACCGAAGTTTTACCACGGAGACCTCAATCCAAAGGCCTTCCACGTGTTTGCAACCCACCACCACCCTTCGGAGACATCATATCTCACGGatgtttttgtttttaatGCCAGCAGCGGTGCACTAGTTGAGGCAATTCTCGGTATCAGCTATGTCAGAATACCGAAGGTTTCAATGAGCAAACTACTTTCATGTCTTACCGTGAGGAATGCCCATGGTTGCGCTGCAAAATCAGGGTCAATCAAGGTGGAGCGAGCCGCTAATTCCACGATTACCCTGTCACCAGAGTCCACCATATCGGCCAACCACGCACCAAATATCACCAAACCGGCAAAGGGGAAGAAGCAGTCTCAGAGTCTAGACGTGAGCCCGAAGGTAAAGGCAATTCTAGTAGAGCTCTCGGGTCTTGAGTTGGATGAGATTAAAGATGATAGCCAACTTGCTGATCTCGGTATCGATTCTCTCATGGGAATGGAGATGGCCCATGAGATTGAGCAAGCATTCAATATTACGCTTCCTGAAAGTGAGCTCATGCAGATTGTGGACATGTGTAACCTACTCAAGTGTGTTCAGAGCGCTGTGAAACGCTCTACAGGCGGGGAGGTCGCTGCCGACAGCGATTACGGGGAGTCTGACGATAGCTATGAAAGATCAAACACCAATAACGAGTTCACCGCTTCTACTATTCAAACCAACCAAAGCACTCCTGTGCCCGAGGCGGAAAGAGATCTTCTGAACAAAGAACCTACCGGCCTCGAACTCCCTTTCGCCACAGTCATGGAAGCATTCAACGAAACGAAACAGTTAACGGATGAGAAAATTGCCGAGTATAACCAGACCAACTACGTTGATATGGTCATGCCGGTCCAAACACAACTGTGTATTGCACTTACCCTTGAGGCCTTTGATGAGCTAGGATATAATCTGCGGGAGGCAAAGCCCGGGCAGAAGCTAGCTCGCGTTTCACACCCTTCGGAACATAGGCGTTTGGTGGATTACCTTTACCGGATGCTTGCAAAGGAAGCGCTGCTGATAAACCTCGATGACGACACTATCACGCGAACTACCACTCCACCTCCGCCAGAATCCAGCAAGGACATCCTCGAGCAGCTACTCAAACGCTTCCCGGATCAAAATACGGCAGATAGACTTACCTTCTACACCGGTTCCAATCTAGCGGAGGTACTGCGAGGCAATACAGATGGGATCAAGTTGATCTTCTGTACAGAGGAGGGTCGCGAGCTTGTCTCAGGCCTGTATGCTGACTGGCCCCTGAACCGGTTGTTCTATTCACAGATGGAAGACTTCTTGTGTCGGCTTATCTCTAAGCTCGATATGAGCACTGGCCCACTCAAGATTCTGGAGATGGGTGCTGGTACTGGTGGAACAACTAAGTGGATTGTTCCTCTTTTGGCAAAGTTGAACGTGCCAATCGAGTATACCTTTACAGACCTTGCGCCGTCCTTTGTCGCTGGTGCAAGGAAAAAGTTCAAACCTTATCAATTCATGAAGTTCAGAACCCATGATATTGAGAAGGCGCCTGCGGACGATCTCATCGGGACTCAACATGTCGTTATTGCAAGCAATGCTGTTCACGCGACACACAGCTTGTGTGAGTCGGCAAAGAATATCCGTAAGGCATTACGACCAGATGGGCTCCTTATGATGCTGGAGATGACGGGTACACTCTACTGGGTCGATATGATCTTTGGGCTATTTGAAGGTTGGTGGTTCTTCGATGATGGCCGCACACATGCTGTTACATGCGAGTCCAGATGGGAGAAGGATTTACAGTCTGTTGGCTATGGGCATGTTGATTGGACGGACGGTAACATGCCGGAAAACAAGGTTGAGAAGCTGATTATCGCAATGGCTTCGGGTTCTAGGTGCGACAGGCTCCGAATTCCTTCCACCCCCAAGCCCATTGAGATTCGATCAGCTGACTGTGCCGCTCGACAAGCAGTCGTCAATAAATACGTGCAGGAGCTGACCGACGGCTTTGCCGCGGCTGTCGATGATGAATTATCGGCCTCTCTTCCGAAGCATAATCCGAAGGGCAAAACTGTGCTCGTGACAGGCGCCACCGGCAGCTTGGGATCCCACATAATTGCCAAACTTGCGATTCTCCCAGATATCAGGCGCGTTGTATGCCTCAACCGGCGAAGTAGACAGGTACCCAAAGAGCGGCAGCAACAGGCTCTGACAAAGAAAGGCATCAGTATTAATCCGGAAGCTTCCAGAAAATTGTGTGTGATTGAGACAGACCTGTCAAAACCTAACCTTGGTCTACTAACGGTCGACTATGAAGACCTTGTCAACAATGTCACCGATATCATTCACAATGCATGGCTCATGAATGCCAAGTGGCCTGTCAAGAACTTTACACCCCAGCTTCAGATTATGCGCAACCTGCTCAATCTCGCTCGTAAGATATCAAGTAGACGGTCGCAGGGAACCAAGGTGACGTTCGAGTTCATCTCCTCAATTGCGACCGTCGGGCACTGGCCCATCTGGACGGGCAAGGTTAATGTTCCTGAGGAGCGGATGACAATCGAATCCGTGATACCCACAGGCTATGGTGATGCCAAATACATTTGCGAGTGTATGCTTGACGAAACGTTGCACAAATACCCAGACCGATTCCGTGCCACGGCTATCCGGCTTGGGCAGGTTGGAGGCTCCAGCGCAAGCGGTTACTGGAATCCGATGGAGCATCTGTCGTTCGTGTTTAAATCTTCTCAGACACTTCAGGCCCTACCGGACTTTGATGGGCTTCTCTCCTGGACACCTGTAGACGACGTCGCCAGCACGCTTGTCGATATCCTGATGTTGCCCGAAGAGACGACCTTATATCCTATTTACCACATCGACAACCCGGTTCGTCAACCATGGAAGGAAATGATTCCTGTGTTGGCGGATGCCATGGATATACCGCCACAGAACGTTATCCCATTCAAAGATTGGGTACAGCGCGTGACAGATCATCCAAGGCGGGTGGAAGGCCCCGAGGGCGAGAACCCAGCAATTATACTGATAGACTTTCTTGACGGGAACTTCCTTCGCATGTCATGTGGTGGACTTCTGCTTGATACGGCGAAGGCGCGAGAGCACTCAAGGACCCTGGCAAATGTTGGGCCTGTGAGCGAGCGGGTGGCTAGGTTGTTTGTTAAAAGCTGGAAGGATATGGGGTTTTTGAATTAG
- a CDS encoding uncharacterized protein (antiSMASH:Cluster_3.5~EggNog:ENOG410PN81~COG:S~BUSCO:12528at33183), with protein MAGTVCMDQDSTIHLPRILCLHGGGTNARIFRMQCRVLERTLRSTFRLVYAQAPFPAQPGPDVTSVYKNFGPFKGWLQATAQAHEYSAQNVAEQIHDSVTAARCADNLLGATGQFVGLLGFSQGAKIAASILFAQQYGMGLSGGQFDWPDLRFAVLLAGRGPLVWLTPQAPMPHGVVDPTSPAMLVQQPFLADDSDEHILRLPTIHVHGLNDPGIDLHRELLNQYCDPNSATLLEWEGAHSVPTKSKDVKAVVERIYSVAQEVGVLNLWR; from the coding sequence ATGGCTGGCACAGTCTGCATGGATCAGGACTCAACCATTCACCTCCCTCGCATCCTCTGCCTCCACGGTGGCGGCACCAATGCACGCATTTTCCGCATGCAGTGTCGTGTGCTTGAGCGCACCCTCCGCTCCACATTCCGTCTGGTCTACGCCCAGGCTCCATTTCCAGCGCAGCCAGGtccagatgtgacttcagTGTACAAAAACTTCGGGCCATTCAAAGGCTGGCTGCAGGCAACCGCGCAAGCCCACGAGTACAGCGCCCAGAACGTAGCGGAGCAGATTCACGACTCTGTAACCGCCGCCAGGTGTGCAGACAATCTACTCGGTGCCACCGGCCAGTTTGTGGGGCTTTTGGGCTTTAGTCAGGGTGCGAAGATTGCAGCGAGTATCCTCTTCGCCCAGCAATATGGAATGGGGTTATCTGGCGGCCAGTTTGACTGGCCGGACCTCCGTTTCGCGGTACTCCTGGCCGGCCGGGGCCCCCTTGTATGGTTAACGCCGCAGGCACCCATGCCGCACGGGGTTGTTGACCCGACGTCTCCAGCAATGCTTGTGCAACAACCCTTCCTTGCTGATGACTCCGATGAGCACATTCTACGTTTGCCGACAATACATGTCCATGGGCTGAATGACCCTGGAATCGACCTCCATCGCGAGCTTTTGAATCAATATTGCGACCCCAATTCCGCAACTTTGCTTGAGTGGGAGGGCGCACACTCTGTGCCAACTAAGAGCAAGGATGTGAAAGCAGTTGTGGAGCGAATATATTCCGTTGCCCAGGAGGTAGGCGTGCTGAATCTATGGAGATAA
- a CDS encoding uncharacterized protein (antiSMASH:Cluster_3.5~EggNog:ENOG410QDA8~COG:G), whose amino-acid sequence MPGNPQSHSLLCPSPSGSEFLELRRLSVAKNETAGRAFWVDRGAIGAGVVESDSTADKPESAGPDHGSAGE is encoded by the coding sequence ATGCCTGGAAACCCTCAGAGTCACAGCCTGCTCTGCCCATCGCCGTCCGGCTCGGAGTTTCTCGAGCTACGGCGTCTTTCCGTGGCGAAGAACGAGACGGCCGGCCGCGCTTTTTGGGTCGACCGCGGAGCTATCGGCGCAGGTGTCGTGGAGAGCGATAGCACCGCCGACAAGCCCGAGTCCGCTGGCCCTGATCATGGCAGCGCAGGCGAGTAG
- a CDS encoding uncharacterized protein (antiSMASH:Cluster_3.5~SMCOG1137:Major facilitator superfamily MFS 1~EggNog:ENOG410QDA8~COG:G~TransMembrane:12 (i47-68o88-107i114-133o139-161i173-194o206-228i249-272o284-303i315-333o339-364i376-397o403-426i)), whose amino-acid sequence MPSAVSSASSLEQEKRDNPEPPPVVEQTSKVLPPGGPSPPPNGGLSAWLHVAGSFMLYFNSWGILNAFGVYQTYYESGSLFSRSSSDISWIGSIQAFMVLLAGILVGPFYDRGYLRSLLLVGTFGLVFGHMMLSICNAYWQVLLAQGFCIGIGAGCLFVPCVSILPTYFSTKLGLAVGLAASGSSLGGVIYPIILHRLIDRVGFGWSVRVIGFLALGTLLFPLAAMRLRVKPPKARSFIDWTAFTDAPYMFFVIASFIAFMGLFTQLFFLSFFTENLHIASTEITFYIVPIFNAASCLGRSVPNVIADKTGPFNLISPGATISGVLILCTIAASNKGGLIVIALLSGFISGILIGMPPLCFVILTKDKTKIGTRIGMAYAIIGFGVLAGGPGGGRILGTQNPLGWTGLWIFGGVSLCVAGFMYAGLRVAQYGFKINIKA is encoded by the coding sequence ATGCCGTCCGCCGTGTCGTCAGCAAGCAGCCTCGAGCAAGAGAAGCGCGACAATCCTGAGCCGCCGCCCGTCGTTGAACAGACCTCAAAGGTGCTGCCTCCTGGTGGGCCTTCACCCCCTCCAAACGGCGGTCTCTCAGCCTGGCTTCATGTTGCCGGCAGTTTCATGCTCTACTTCAATAGCTGGGGCATCCTCAATGCTTTCGGTGTCTACCAGACATACTACGAATCAGGGTCCCTCTTCTCGAGATCCTCCTCCGACATCTCATGGATCGGCTCAATTCAGGCCTTCATGGTGTTGCTCGCCGGTATCCTCGTCGGCCCATTCTACGACCGGGGCTACCTTCGCTCATTGCTCCTCGTCGGCACTTTTGGTCTTGTCTTCGGACACATGATGCTTAGCATCTGCAACGCCTACTGGCAAGTGCTGCTTGCACAGGGCTTTTGCATTGGAATTGGGGCCGGATGCCTCTTTGTACCCTGCGTCTCCATTCTTCCCACCTATTTCAGCACGAAACTTGGCTTGGCTGTTGGCCTGGCGGCTTCTGGCTCGTCGCTGGGCGGCGTCATCTACCCAATTATCCTCCATCGGCTTATTGACCGGGTAGGATTCGGCTGGTCCGTCCGCGTTATCGGCTTCCTCGCACTTGGCACACTTCTCTTCCCACTCGCCGCAATGAGACTCCGCGTTAAACCACCAAAGGCTAGATCGTTCATTGACTGGACCGCCTTCACGGATGCGCCCTACATGTTCTTTGTAATCGCCTCATTTATTGCCTTTATGGGGCTGTTTACCCAACTATTCTTCCTCTCGTTCTTCACCGAGAATCTTCACATCGCCAGCACCGAAATCACCTTCTACATTGTGCCTATTTTCAACGCCGCATCCTGTCTCGGTCGAAGTGTCCCCAATGTCATCGCGGACAAAACGGGACCATTCAACCTCATATCTCCCGGCGCCACCATTTCTGGAGTCCTTATCCTCTGCACCATCGCGGCAAGTAATAAGGGAGGCCTCATCGTCATTGCATTACTCTCTGGCTTCATCAGCGGCATTCTCATTGGGATGCCGCCTCTCTGCTTCGTCATCCTGACGAAAGACAAGACCAAGATCGGAACCAGAATTGGTATGGCCTATGCCATCATCGGCTTTGGTGTGTTAGCCGGTGGACCTGGCGGTGGCCGTATCTTGGGCACACAAAATCCACTAGGTTGGACTGGCTTGTGGATCTTCGGTGGTGTCTCGCTTTGTGTCGCTGGTTTTATGTATGCTGGGTTGAGAGTGGCCCAGTATGGGTTCAAAATCAACATCAAAGCATAA
- a CDS encoding uncharacterized protein (antiSMASH:Cluster_3.5~EggNog:ENOG410PXU0~COG:S), whose amino-acid sequence MSQQYDWLIQIRANTEDLEGRINTRPAHLVHNKPLTEAGKILFGGPLLAHQPESPDADLAVTGSVMLIRAGTEEEVRQLVREDPYAKVGFWDVENAVVSPFRCVVRKKTA is encoded by the coding sequence ATGTCTCAGCAATACGACTGGCTTATCCAAATCCGTGCCAACACCGAGGACCTCGAGGGCCGCATTAACACCCGCCCAGCGCATCTCGTGCATAATAAACCATTGACAGAAGCGGGGAAAATCCTGTTTGGGGGCCCTTTACTCGCGCATCAACCAGAAAGCCCAGATGCAGATCTTGCAGTCACGGGTAGCGTTATGCTGATTCGAGCGGGGACCGAGGAGGAAGTTCGACAGCTGGTTAGGGAAGATCCTTATGCGAAAGTTGGATTTTGGGACGTGGAAAATGCAGTTGTGTCGCCTTTTCGGTGCGTGGTGAGGAAGAAGACGGCGTAA